Below is a genomic region from Candidatus Schekmanbacteria bacterium.
ATAGTAACCCATGAAATAGACTAAAGCGCTTGCCGTTATTTTCCCCATTTTATAATCATGACACTGAATGCATCCCACCTTGTTGTGTGTTGATTTCTGCCATTGTTCATAATAGGGTTTCATGTAATGGCATTTGAGGCAGAACTCCGGATTTTTAAAACTTCTGTGGAGTATTTGTGTAACCGCTATGGAAACAACAGCTATGATTGCAAAAACAATTAATATATTTTTTATAATTTTCATTTCATTCCTCTTTGTCTAATGCTTCCCTCGGTGTTTTTTGTCCTTCATTATCATTTCATATTCAAGCGGATGCTCTTCAATCATGTCCTCTTTGGAAATTTTCCCGTTCCACCAGACCCAGCTCATCGGGAAAACCTTGGGATTGAAATGAACATTATAGAAATGCCATATAAGGATGGCCAACGTGCAAAGCAATCCTTCGTCGCTGTGAGCCTCCTTGCAGATATCAACAATTGTCTTGCCGAACATATTTATTGATTCTACTTCTACCCACATGAGAAAACCTGAACCTATCATTACAAGACAGCCCCAGTAAACAGCCCAGTAATCGAATTTTTCAATGTAGGAGAAACGTCCGAACTTTGGCTTCTCGGTAGCATATCCAAAAAAATATTTTATCATCTGGATTACATCAAAAATATCCTTTGGCCCCGGAAGAAGTTCAAGGAAATCCTTTCTCCCCTGCCGCGTAAAAGGCGTATAAATCAGAACATGATAGGTAAACATAGCTATAAGCCCAACTGCACCTATCCTGTGGATGAACGTGACAGTTCCCATCCCTCCGATAAGTTTAATTAAGAACGAGGCAATTCCCGTATAATAAAACTTCTCAGGCATTCCGGTTAAAATAAGGATAATACAGCTTGAGAAAAGCAGCATATGCTGGGCCCTGAAGTTTATTCCGAATCTTACAAAGAAATCCTCACCTTCCTTTTCTGCCAATATTCCATGACTTGCCGCATCAGCCTTTGCTCTTTCCATTTTAGCTATTTCTTTAGCAGGCTGGTTTTTAATATAATCAAGAAGGGCTTTCTCCTTTATGCTTGCATAACCTTCAAGAATATCGGAAGCAATCTTTTCAACCTCCTCTTCCTTATAGCCATTGCCGTATTTCTCGCGCAATTCCTCTATGATCTGTTTTCTCACCTTGTCCCTGAGTTCATTTCCGTTATCTGCCAAGTCTTTATCATTTTTCTCGTTCATTCTCTGTTTTCCTTCCTTTTTTGCATCCTTTTTCGCAAATCGAGCATTATGTGAATTATGAGAACAAGCATTGTAGAAATCGTAAGAACCATAAAAGCCTTGGAAATATAATATACGATGCCCGATTCCTTGCTCTTGGGATTTATATGGACTTTCCCCTTTGCGAAATTTACATTTGCTCCCGGATGGCATTTACCGCAAGTCTTAGGAATGTTGTTTATATTTATGGAAGACCCGGGATCCTCTGAAGCCCTTATATCATGATACCCGTGACAGCTTGAACAGTTTGCCGCCTTCTTTACTCCGAATTCTACGGCTATCCCATGAAAGCTCTCATCGTAAGTCGCAACCTGTTCAGTGGGTATGCCGTATTTCTCCATTATCTGCACTTTATCATGACAGGCTGAACATGTTTTTGTAATATGAGCGGCAGAAACCGTTGACCTTGCATCTTCGGGTTTGAATATATTATGTTCGCCATGACAGCTTGTACATACTGGAACATCTTTGTTTCCTGCTTTGAATTGGGTGCCATGGATACTTGTATTGAAATCCACATATTCCTGAAGGTGGCACTTACCGCAGGTCTTGGGGATATTTTCCCTCGCATCAGCAGACCTTAAATCTGAAGGCTTGAATATATTGTGTTTGCCGTGGCAGTCCTGGCATTGCGGTGCAGACTGGTTCCCTGCAAAAAGAGCTTTGCCATGAATGCTGTTCTTGTATTCTATATATTTCACAGTCTCAGGAGCGCCGGACGGATTGCCGAGGAAATGGCACTGGTTTGCGCAGTTTACCTTACCTATCACATTTCTGTGCGGTATCTGTTTCACATCTGTGTGACAGTCAGTACAAAGCTTCTTTCCATGAACAGTTTCGGAAAACTCTTTAAAGTTGATATAAAGACTAATAACTTTTCCGGTCTTCAGAGGATTAGCAAAACCTACTTTGCCGTGACAGACAAAACACTTTGAGTTTTCCTCATCTGCATGGACTGTTGCAGGAATGACAAAGAAAGCACAAAAGAGTGAAGCCATGAAAAAAAATCCTCTAAATTTTTCTGCTGCCTTAAGATCCATTTATCTGCCTCCCTTAACCGCTTCACTCATCAGTCTATCGTATTCAAGAGGATGCTCTTTCCGCAACCGTTCCACATCTATCATGCCATCAAGCCACACACTGTCCATGGGGAATACGGAAGGATTAAGATGCACATTATATTGATGCCAAATGAAAAGAACAAGAAATGTTACTACTCCCTCATAACCGTGCAAAGCTATCAAGGTGTCAATCGCCCACTTGGGGATAACCGCCATGGATATATCCTTAAACCAGAGGACCAATCCTGACATTATCATTGCTATCATGCCAACCGCTACACCCCAGTATTGAAATTTCTGGATGAAGTTAAACTTGTCAAAATTTGGGAAGGATTTTTTCCCTCCCAGATAATAAGCTATGGTGTTGAAAAAATCTTTTACATCACTTATAGAGGGAATAATCTTTAAGAATTCATCATGGGCTTTTTTCGAGAATAAAACATAGAGGTAATGCCATATGCAAACTGCAATAAGAACGATCGCTGAAATACGATGAATTAAAGCCCTTGACTCATATCCTCCCAGAAAGTTTATTATAAATTTCCCCGCCTCGCTTTTATGCATTAGCAGTGCATATCCTGTTACGGCAAGCACAAGGGCGGAAACCATCAGAGATATATGTTGTGTTCTAAAAATCAGATTGACTCTTAAGACTTTTTCGCCTTCCTTTGCCATCAGCTCTCTCCCTTTTTCTTTTTTGATCTGTAATTAAAAATTTCGAGGAGCACATAAGACGCAAAAATCACAATAAGTATCCCTATGAACCAGATATAGAATTTTCTTACATAATACTTGCCGGCGGAACTCTCTTTCTTGGCTTCTATATGGATCTTAGCATTTTTGAATTTTACTCCGGCTTGCGGATGGCATTTGCCGCAGGTGACAGGAAGGTTTTCAGGATTTACACTTGAAGCAGGGTCGGAAGGCGGAAGGATCTTGTGTACCCCATGACAGCTTCCGCAATTGGCAGCTTTAGCTTCTCCATATTCAAGAAGAACTCCATGGAAGCTTTCCATATATGTTTTATATCTGTTTGAAGACATGCCAAATACTTCCGTAAGTGTTACGTCTTCATGGCATTTCGAGCACATAGTTGGAACATTTGCCGTGTAGACAGAAGAGTTCTTGTCCTGCGGTGAGAGTATGCGGTGTTCTCCATGACAGTCGGTACAGACAGGGCTCTCCTTTTTTCCGTTTTCAATACCCTTCCAGTGAATTCCGTCCATATATTCTATCTCCACAGTCTTATGGCATCTTCCGCAGAGAGCAGGAACATCTTTCTTGAATTCAAGGCTCCCCCGATTATCTACAGCCTTTATGCCGTGCGAACCATGACAATCGCTGCATACCGCTGCAACCAGAAGTCCTTTTTCCTCTATTGCTTTACCGTGTACGCTCTTTTCATATGACCTTATAAATTCGACCGATGGGAGTCCGTAGTCCTTCACAACCTCTTCATCTTCATGGCATTTAATGCAGATCTTTATCTGATTTATGGGCGATACATTGCAGTCCGGCTCACTTGTACATGATATATAATGACTCCCATGACAGTCACTGCAGTATGGAGGCGATGATTTTTTCGATTTCCTCGCCCATCCATGCACGCTCTGGCGGTATGTTTCAAATTCCTTGTCGTGGCAGTTCTCGCAGGATACTTTGGTATTCTTGTCATGTTCAAGGGAGCTTTTCACTTCACCCATCTCCGAGTGACAGTCACGGCATCCGAGTTTCCCGTGTATGGCAGAAGAATATTTTTCAACATCTATATAGAGCTTCTCTCCTTTGGAAGCTTTCATAATGCTTTTTTCTCCATGGCACTTCAGACATTCATCAGAAGCCAAAGCGCTGAAGGCAAACACAATAAAAACCACAAGCAGCAGACAAAGCCTGATTTCAACATTTCTCGTTTTATTCATTGCCGACCTCTTTCGTTTCCTGTTCAATTTTTTCAAGTTCCAGAGGGTGTTCTTCTTCCATCTCTTCCCTTGATATCTTACCGGTAAGCCATGTCCAGTTCATTGGATAAACATCGGGATTGAAAATTACGTAGTAAATATGCCAAACAAGTATGGCAAGAGTGGCAAGCCATGCTTCATAATAGTGGATGACCTCTGAGACGTCAAATAAGAGCTTCGGTAAATACATCATCACTTCATTTTCGAACCATAGTACAGCCCCTGTTGCCGCCATCACAAAGGTCCCCCATACAAGTGCCCAGTATTCGCTTTTTTCTATATAATTAAACCGGTCATATTTTGGTCTTTCTCCTTTGCCAAGAGCCATATACATGAGATTCATCAATGCATCCTTAGCATCTTTAAATACAGGGATCATTCCCTTAAGAAAAGATCTTCCTCTTTTTGTGACAATGATGAAATAGACATGATAGAGAGCTGCGGCTGTCATGACTGCAGCTGCTATCCTATGAACAAGGCCTCTCATAGATGCCCCACCCTCGATGATCTTGAACGGATAGCTCCACCATGAGTCCGGGAACTTAAGGGCAAACCCTGTTATTACAAGCACAATGAAAGATGTGAGGAGCATCAGATGCTGAACTCTTTCGCTTAAGCTCATCCTCTCGTAGTATATTCCAGACCTATGCGCATGAGGGATTTCTCCACGGTACTTTTTCTGCGCTTTCCTTATAAAATCGAGGAGGTTGTGTGCTCCCATTCCGGCAATGGTCGCGATAATCAAGAAGATGTAAAACCACTTCAGATAAAGAGTGACCCTGCTCTCCATAGAGTTGCCGGCTTCCGACGCCATCAGATGGATGCTCCCTTTCATGAAATTTTCGCTTGAACCGGCATGGCATTGTCCGCAGGTCTTTGCCAGGTTGTTCTTGCTCACCATTGACTCAGGGTTACTTGAAGGGAGCACAGAATGGACTCCGTGACAGCTTCCGCAGTCTGCAACCGTAAGCTCACCCTGCCTTGCAGCAAGTCCGTGATAGCTGTCCATATAGCTTGTCACGCGCTCAGCAGATACTGTAAATTCCTTTGAAAGCCTTAAATCACCATGACACCTGGCACAGGAGTTAAAGACTATCTCACGCCCGCCGTTCCCTTTCTCATCAGATTTAAGCGCGCTTATTGTATGAATCCCGTGGCAGTTAGTACACACAGGGGAAGACGATATCCCCTTCATTGCAGCAGTATAGTGTATGCTGTTCACGTACTGTTTTAATATGCCGTAATGACATTTGCCGCATGTTTCAGGAACTTTTACCCTTGAAACCGTTGAATCCTGCTCAACAGGGCTTTTGATGCTGTGCGAGCCATGGCAGTCGGTACACACTGCAGCAGCCATCACTCCTTTTTCAATGGACTGTCCGTGAATGCTGTTGTTGTATTCAACATATACCTTTTTCGAGTAAACACCTCCGGTGACAGCAACGAATTTAAGATCTGAGTGGCAGACCGCACAGGCTTTTGGAATTTCAGCACGGAGAAGGTCGCGTCCTTTGTTTCCCATGGTAAATATCTTATGATTCCCGTGACAGGACACACAGTCCGGCGGACGAACATCTTTTCCCTTCATCACTCCTGTATGGATACTGCTATTAAGATCCTTCGCTTCTTTTTCATGGCAACCGCTGCAAATCTCCAGCGGTGCAAGCTTGCTCCTTGAATGAGGGTCTTCAGTAAATTTTATATCCTGATGACAGTCCGCGCATTCCATACCATCATGGGCATAAGGGATATCGCCTTTCTCGGCTTTAATATCATGGCAGTCTATGCAGGCAGGATGCTCTGGCTCTGAAGCGGATTCAGACAATCCGGGAAAAGAAAGGAAAAAAAATAATGCAATAACAAAACAAACAATAAATTTTGCTTTATGATTATGAATACCTGCAGCTCCTCTCATCTCTGTCCCCCTCCCTCTTTCTTCTGCTGGTAAACAGGACAACTTTTGAAATTCCCGGACAGGCAGAATTCCATTATTTCCTTCTTGCTTGGAAATTTAATGCCTTCCTTAAATCCCAGGCATTTCACCACTGCCTCTTCGCTGTAGTAGGTACAGCGTATAGTTACATTCAGTTTATCCATATAAAGCCCTATAGCAGTTTTTATGCCAGAATTTTTCTGTCTATTTTGCGAGACTAACCACTTGTTATTTTTAGCAATATTTTAGTGCAGCTGATTGGGAGAGGCAAGAAATTCCCAGTATTGACAGATATTTTCCCGAAATTGACTTAATGAGATTATAAATATGAGCAGTAATCGTAAATTACTTAATCTTCTAAGGAGTTAGCAAACACATATAATAAAAGATGAAACAATCATCTGATACTTATTACTGTTAGAATGCTATTGCCCTTCTTCGAAATCAGAGCGCTTGATGTTGTATTTTTTGATTTTCCTGTAGAAGGTCTTGGTCCCAACGCCGGCCTGCCTTATGGCACTTGCCACGTTTCCGCGATATTTTGCCATTATTTCCCGCAGATAATTGCTCTCATAGATATCAAGCCATTGAGGAAGCGAATAACCTGTTATATCCACTGTCTTTTTGACATTTTCTCTTGAATCATCGGGAAGATCCAGTTTTGAAATGGTGTTGCCATGTTCAAGTATTACGCCCCTCTCTATTATATTCTCAAGCTCCCTCACATTGCCGGGCCATCTGTAGCGCATCATCTTATCGAGTACATCCTGAGATATGGCGGATATATCCTTACCCATCTTTTCAGCATTTTTCCTCAGGAAATGGAGGGCAAGAATCGGTACATCTTCCATCCTTTCGCGCAGCGGCGGGATATGGATGGGAACTACGTTTATCCTGTAGAAAAGATCTTCCCTGAAATTTCCTTTTTTTACCTCTTCCACAAGGTTTTTGTTTGTGGCGCAGATTATCCTGACATTCACTTTTATGGTGGAGTTTCCGCCAACCCTTTCAAACTCCATTTCCTGAACAAACCTTAAAAGCTTCACCTGCATGGTTTGTGTTATATCCCCTATCTCATCGAGAAAAACCGTGCCTCCGTCTGCAAATTCGAATTTGCCCAACTTCTGCCGCACAGCACCGGTAAATGACCCCTTTTCATGTCCGAAGAGTTCGCTTTCGAGCAGCGTTTCCGGAAGCGCCCCGCAGTTTATGGTCACAAACCTTTTGGATTTTCTGTAGCTGTTAAAATGCACAGCCCTTGCCACGAGTTCCTTGCCTGTGCCGGTTTCTCCTGTAATCATTACAGTCGAATCCGTAGGAGCAACCGTGGTTATGAGATCAAAGATGGATTTAATCTTGTGGTTCTGGCTGATTATATTGCCAAAGCGGTTTTTTTCTTCGACCTGGCTTTTAAGATATATATTCTCTTCGAGGAGTTTTAACCTCTCCAGAACTCTTTCAATGACAAGGAGTATCTCTTCAGACTCAAAGGGTTTGGCAAGATAGTCAACGGCTCCTCTTTTCATGGAGCTTACAGCTGTCTCGATGCTGCCGTGGGCTGTCATGATTATCACGGCTGTTTCAGGATATTTATTTTTTATAATATCGAGAAGTTCCAGCCCATCCATCTCAGGCATCCTTATATCAACCACAGCAACGCTGAACTGTTTAGCCTCAAGGACTTTTAAAGCCTCTTTGCCGTTAAATGCAATTTCCACTTCATAGCCTTCCTTCTCAAGCACTCTTTTCAGGTGCTGGCATATAATACGCTCATCATCAACAACAAGTATCTTCTGTCTCATTATCGCCTCCGTCATTTTAATACACCTTATGCCTCATGATGAACCTCATCTGTAAATACGATAGTAAACTCAGTCCAGCTTCCTTCTTTACTCTCAACAGATATTGTCCCTTTATGAAGTTCAATTATCCTTTTTACTATTGCCATTCCAAGTCCCACACCCTTGCTTTTTGTAGTAAAGAACGGATCGAATACCTTGTATATATTCTCCCTGCTTATACCTATACCGGAATCCCTGATTTTCACAGTTACCTTTTTCTTCCCATCTTCTTCATCAGAAATTGACGTCACTACTATTATACCACCTTTTGGCATTGCTTCAGCAGCATTCTGGAGGAGATTTGAAAAAACCTGTTTTATCTTGAAGGCATCCAGTTTTATTACCGGCTCATGTAAGGCACCTTTCTGATAATTCTTTTTAATAGAAATCCCCTTAAGTGCAAACTCCTGTTCAAATTCCGAAAGCACTTCGTCGAGCACTTCATTGATGTTATAATCAAAGACCTCGATGTTAAGAGGACGTGAAAAATCAAGAAGGTCCGAGACTATGGTGTTAAGCTTTTTTACACCCTCTGAAACGCCTTCAAGTGTTTTCCGGCTTTCGATATTATCTCCAAAATCATACTTTAAAAGCGATATGCCCATGCTGACGTTTTGCAATGGATTTTTTATCTCATGTGCTATACCTGCAATCATCTGTCCCACTGCTGAAAGCCTCTTTGAAAGTTCCAGTTCTTCTCCTATTCTTTTCTGAGCCGTTATATCCCTTACGTATTTAATTACCTGAAAAACATCCCCATCCGCATTTCTTATGGGAAAGGTATATATCATCCAGTGTCTTATCTTTTTACTGTCACTATCGGAAAGCTCTCTTTCAATCTGGTAAGGCTTTCCCGTGGTAAGAGTATCCTTGACCGGGCAGACATCGCAGACATTGTCCCTTTTTGCAAATTGTTTATAACAGAAATCAGATTCATATGCATCTCCTTCCACATCCATCATCTCTTCCATTGCCCTGTTCATTGTAATTATTCTGTAATCCTTGTCAATTATACATATACCATCGGTTATACCATCAAAAAGGGTCTCAAGACGGTTCTTTGTTTCTATTATCTCCCTGCTCCATTTCATCATCTCCTCAATCCTTACCCTTCTTGAATTTATAACTATTGTATACATGCCAACAAAAAATATGAGGATAATAGAGGCACCGGAGAGAATGATTATATTCCTGTTAACAGAGGCAATGAAATGTGTGACATCAGTATAAGGTACTGATATAGCGATAGCCCATGACTTTCCAGTATCGCGCGATTCTTTCCTGACAGATATCAGATTAATCGGGTAATAAACAACAAGCTTATCCTCGTTCCCTTTTATGCCATATACAGCAGTGCCGCTATTGCCTGAAAGCATTTTTCTCTCTGTTTCAAACCTGTTTGTATGGCAGTCAAAACATTCCTCTGTATTTTTTAAAATATTTCTTCCTTCCATTTCCTTGTGGAATGGATGGTGGACGAGGTTGCCATCACTTCCAATGATCCATGCGTAACTGCGTTCACTGGTCTTTAGCGGCTTTGCAAATTGCTCTGCAAGTCCTGTCACATCTATAAGGCAGCCTATGATATATTCATTGTCAGTATCCGGCGCGGAGTTATAACTTCCCGTAGGAAGAATAATCATCTGCCTCTGTCTTGACCCCGGGATTAATGACTGAAGTTGTCTGTCTCCCTGCTGTGTTAATTTTATCGCTTCCCTGAGCGCTTTCCTGTCAATTGATCTGCATTTATTTTCTTTAGGAAAAAATCTGAGCTCATTATTCCCGATTATAAAAACCGCACAAATATTTTCAATGTTCATAAAATAGCCGGAAAGAAAAAGGACATCCTTTTCGAAACCATTTCCCGAGTTAAGAGTACTTCCTGAAATTACATAATTTGCAAGATTAAGGTCATCTTCAATCCCTTTCAGGAACCTCCCGATTGAATATGAAACCTCGCGGGCAACAAGAATTTGCTGGTCAGAATACCGCTTAACAAGCTCTTCCTCAGATGACTTCTGGAGTCTTATTGAAAGGATGAATATCGAAGGGATAACCAGCAATATTATTACAAATGGAATTATATTTTTTTTCATGATTTTCCCTCATCAGAACAGAAGGGGAAGAACCTTCTCACAGGGAGGTTAAACCTTAATCCGTATTACCTGATTACAGCACCCGGCACATCGGTTCCGGTAATTTTTTTGTAGGAAATCTGAAGCAATCTTACAGCATATTCAGTGTTATGCACACCCCGGCTTTTATCAGAGTCAACAAAAGACCAGTTGAAGGCACTCTGTTTTTCCTCATCAGTTGCACTGGAAGAAAATATAAAATAGGATCTGCTAAATGAATCTGCTCCTTCAGTTACATTGCCTGATTTCAGTATCTCAGTTTTCAACAGCGCCAGCAATCCATCAATTTCACTCTGTATTCCCTCTTTAGTTCCATCTCCATCATAATCTCCGCGGGCAGTCCTGTTGAATGTCTCAAGTCCATCATGGCACTGCTGACATGCTGAAAAAAGCTTATTCCCGTCTTTATCTATCACCCTGAATGTATGCCCACCAATTGTGTTATGTCCTGTCTCACCATCAGCAGGAGTATCAAAACCATGACAGTCAAGGCATTTATTATCAAAACTGGAATGGGCGGAGTCGTCTATCGTTTCGCCGAATTCGTAGGCCCCGGTACCTGAAAACATCTGCGCCTGATTGAATCTTGGAGTCACGCCTTCGGATACTGCATCATCAACATTTTCTATCTGGTCATTGTGGCATGTATAGCAAATTGCGCCTTTGCCCGCGCTTACAGTCGTATTGGTGATAGGTCCGGGAAGGTCCACATCTCCCTGTGCTCTTAACTGAAAATCATTGCCTGAACCATGAGGTGAATGGCATGCCCCGCATGTTACAGCATTTCGGGCTTCCCCCAAAGTAACGGAGCTGTCATAAATTTTATCAGCACTGTGACATTTAAGACATGAATTATTTACCTCAGGATGCCCCTCTAAATTCTCAAGAGAATTAGGGAAAGGAGAGTTGACCCACATGTCATACTGTCCTTTAGACACGGAATCATCAACATTTTTTGTATGGCAATATCCGCAGACCTCTGCTTTTAAAGCCAGAAGTGTTCTGCTGGATAAACCCCTTGCTGAGCGCGCCGTATAGTGCGGTGCATATTTTGCTCCTGCCAGATGGCAGGATTCACATCCCACGTTCTCAAGCTTATTAACCGGATTTTCATCATAGCCGCCATTATCTGCGGATTTACTGAAACCTGTCGTATGACAGCGGTAGCATTCGTTACTTCCACCGGCAACAACAGCAAAGGCATTTGCATGTTTGGTAGTTTCCCATATTTCTCCTGTTCCTTCATGGCAATATATACATCTGCTTGAACCGATATAAGTCCTGCCAAGAAATGGGGCCTTGGTAACTCCCTTTTTATCAGAACTGCTCGTGCTTCCTCCTCCCCCGCCGCTACACCCTGCAAAGGAAAAAATCAGCAGAGAAAATATTATAAATGTTGAAATTACCTGAACAGCTACGGTCAGCAAGGAAAGGTTTTTCCCTTTCTCTCCTAGTACTTCCAAAGGAATATCCTGTCTGCCTGACTTTAGAGAGCATGGAGCACCTTCAATAATAACAAATAGCCGTTGAAGAGAATCAAACATTTTAATTCCTACTTAACAAGTTTTTTGAAGTTTATCCTATGGCATTCCTGACAAAATTCTCTTTCATGGCAGACAACACATGATCTTCCATCCCTGCTTGCTACAGTCCTGTGATTTGGAACCCAATCAGGTTCATAATGTGTCGTAGGTCTTTGCTCATGGCAACGGCTGCAGAAATCTGCCTGATGACATACGGCGCACTTATCCCTGTCCTGCGTTGCATATCTGCCATGTATATCCTGCTTCCATGAAAGGCTATGGGAAGATGGCCTTACCTTTGTATGGCATTCTTCACAACTTGCAGACTTATGACATAAGAGACAGTCATCTGAGTCAGTTCTGGCACTCCTTCCATGAAACTCTTTCCAGGAGCTGTCGTGTGATACCGGAATTGTATGGTCAATGGGCTTACGTCCCTCCCTTATTTCATCGTGGCATGTACTGCATTCCGAAACTGTCATACGATGGCATTTGGAACAGACTTCCATTTCAGGTATGTCTTCAACCGAAGTTTTATCTCTTGTCTTGATCTCAGGATGGCATTCAAGGCATCCAAAGCCCAAATCAATATGCACCTTGTGGTAAAACTTCACATCTTTTATCATCATCTGCATGTCACGCAGGAAAACCTTGTTGTCTTCCCTTGTGTGACATGATGAACATTTGTCAGGTGGATCTGATTCGTTTATCTCATGGCATTGGGAACATTGTTCGTGATTGGGAAGCGTCATCTTTTTTCCATCAGCATTTGTCTCATGACACTGGCTGCATTCAGCCCCGACTGCTCCTCCTGTTTCAGTATGGAACTTATGTGAAAAAACGAGGCCCAGCTCGTCTTCTCTGCATCCCTGGATAAATATACAAAGAAGCAGTACTGCAAATATGAATGAGCAGATTAGCGTTATATTTTTTTTATCTAACATTACACCACCCCTTAAAACCTTAAAAATTAAGTCCCAGCTCTACCCTCACACCCTGCAGGTAATCCAGCTTAGAATAAGGCACGGCAAGCTTATCATCCTCTTCATAAGAATATGAAACAAGAAAATCAAGATTGTCGGTTATATATCCCTTGAAATAGGATGTAAGTCCATAGGTCTGGTATTTTTTCAAGTTATAATCATAAACCCTGTAAAACCCTCTGACATTGAATGATACATTATTGAGGTTCTTGCCGAACAGCTTGTTGATAGAAGAGAAGCTTTGATCCAGCTGCTGACTAAACTCTCCGCTAATCTCCTGCGATTCAGTTTGAAACCTTTTAGAACGCCTGCTGTCCTGATAGTGTCTCCACTCCACAAGTATATCAGAACCCTTTAATGGTAAATTCTTGCAGTCAAGTCCTGCTGTGTATTCCTGAGAATCAGAGTTATACTGGTTTCCCTCATTATTATTTATGAGGTTTTGTATCTTGTAAGATGCACTCACGCCAAAATAATCAAGGAATGGCTGATGGACCATAACATAATAATCTTCGAATGGCTGAAGCCGGAGTAATCCCAGCCTCGGCACTTTGAATCCCTTTAAGCCTCGGTTTTCCGCTGAAGTGTAGTCGAATTCATACTCATCAGAACTGCTTCCGCCAAGCCTTCTGTAATATTCGAAGAGAACCCTTGTGCCGTACTTTCTCGATGAATAGTTTGCACTTACATCAATGTCCTTGGGGTCTTCATTGATGGCAGCAAACTTGATATCCATATCAAGGTTCTTTGTTATTTCCTGATAAATAGTAAAATCAGAACTGTAGTCAAGATACTTTACCATTCTGACTTCCAGTCTGGTATCCTTCACAGGTTTAAAACCAAGGTTGCCTCCCCATATCTCATTTTTTCTGGGCTCGTATCTAAGACTTACACGACTGCCGCCGAAGGCGCTGAAATCAACATAGGGAATATTCTTTACCGCAATCTCAGCCCCATCAAAGTGCGCTACCTCGGCACCATAAAAATACTGCCTTCCTGCTTTCACGCTTGCTATGTTGAAAATGTTTTTATATTCTGCCCATGCGCTGTAAATCTCGCTCAGTTTGTCGCTTCCGCTATAAGTGTTTTTTACATCCCGGAAATAGTCTCTCCTCATGGTATCGCCGATATCCCAGGCA
It encodes:
- a CDS encoding cytochrome c3 family protein, whose product is MLDKKNITLICSFIFAVLLLCIFIQGCREDELGLVFSHKFHTETGGAVGAECSQCHETNADGKKMTLPNHEQCSQCHEINESDPPDKCSSCHTREDNKVFLRDMQMMIKDVKFYHKVHIDLGFGCLECHPEIKTRDKTSVEDIPEMEVCSKCHRMTVSECSTCHDEIREGRKPIDHTIPVSHDSSWKEFHGRSARTDSDDCLLCHKSASCEECHTKVRPSSHSLSWKQDIHGRYATQDRDKCAVCHQADFCSRCHEQRPTTHYEPDWVPNHRTVASRDGRSCVVCHEREFCQECHRINFKKLVK